The following coding sequences lie in one Polluticoccus soli genomic window:
- a CDS encoding right-handed parallel beta-helix repeat-containing protein: MKHFNNLRQLCLVSLLLALSAIPAFAQPLSGTYTIGGSSPNYATLAAAAADLNKFGVSGPVIFNIRDGIYTGDQALINLISGANPAARVTFKSESGNKANVVFNFGGSSTTNNYIFRLNNASYVTIRDLTMNTSGTTYGTAVDMPYAASFDSVANCNMNAAVTTTTSQYMSLVYMYQNTGSNNVVAGNAFTNGSAGVYMYGIGNTTLTKNHVITNNTFTNPYYYGVYMYYHSNVEVSNNTITASTPYSTFYPVYSYYGYNALKITGNNITVNTTGSVYGYYLQYSYGDPNVAASRGLIANNNLTINATTGTVYPYYCYYNDFATFNNNTSNATVTTGSIYNYIGMSTNSLTVTNNTINSTASGTSNTIYGLYASAGTTYVNGTIAGNKVKVINPGTSSSSYGLFGSSLINYNIYNNVVDVNTAGTNNGSLYLTSHLGNVYNNTFHSSGTGASTNRSGYVSNSGTPYYTTLRNNVFSRTTNASVYSVHLNNCNFVSSDYNNIYTAGTNLIQRTSPSTINATTLQQWRNGAMDLNSISNDPGYISTTNLAPDPANANSWSLNGRGVHMAGNNADINGAARVTTTAAGVPDIGAYEFTPTATPPAATPTPASPVASGTQVFTFGQDTVATIAWGASVPASITVRQYTGTLPPGIAALNPTSMYFYTDINVPSGTFAHTSNLYYQDPWIGTTVGGTDNGLRLAKKDGSNPWVGYAPPASTANIGRNIITTTGTNNFGLHTGIDAGLNAGVTNITDPAAGFCQGTVLVKADVKNFGTTPINTVQIQWSVDGVAQAPVNYASTIAPGATVNVSLGSVTFAGPARVIKAWTNLPNGLADGIAYDDTTTVTRRAALNGIYTIGGTTPSYATVAAALTDLHTLGVCGPVTFNIRTGTYASTQMLLRKIPGVSAVNRVTFQAETGVAANVTLSFAGSSTANNYVVRFDSARYVTVRNLTLSNTGTTYGHTVEFYVDASDDSVVNCVLNTPTTTSTSTDMAVVFSNPNLGSNLVLHNNTLNNGSYGIYWFGFSLYAPTNDLTISNNNLVNQYYMGTYLYNIASLKLRNNTIPTGGTTYSTFYGYYIYNTNRFREISGNSITKSGTASYYGLYNGYYWGDAANPAQRGVIRNNTINITSTSATQYGLYNYYDQFDTVRNNTITMTNSYSSGYNYMYLAYYSNDVMVRDNQISMTATSTGYYNYLYGAYYSERATLQGNTITMTNTSSGLWYNYAYIISYSNNCAFNNNTLTLNNNYYQYLYMTNYSHNCTFANNAVTMNQTGSYYNYNYGMYYSNNCQTNNNTFTYIQASTGTNYQYTHYYNNFCKFNGNTITANTTSGTTYLYANYMGQWFKSNNNTINATSTTGTVVGWYNYSTSTYYDGEVAYNKVNATSTSGTVYGYYHNYTNGAHKVHNNVFVAKSTGTSYAMYIRYCYGGTIDVYNNTFHNASTGGTPYVLYSNQESAYPGVVTYNNNVFSRSFNTTLPVAYIYDRAYNKGDYNNYYSPGATPNIGQLVLPAAGTYSSMQQWRNATQSDYNSLSYDPGYLNPAANDYRPDVANPAAWSMHGRGMHIVGNSTDLLGNPRPVTKAAGVPDLGAYEFVPTSTPPAATATPAAPAAGTTQVFTLGQDTVATIDWDATATVPASVTVRQYSGIQPPSFIASNPMYIYTDIQTPSVGHLHTTKFYYKDPQTGLTAGESGLRLAKKDGVNPWVPYTSATSTTNPVLNINTTTSLTDFGLHTLTDVPNNASVASLVAPTTIFCAPSTQTVIVKIKNTGNNILNTVKVGWTKDNVLQTPITITTPINTINSPSGYEVNVTLGNINFPNSNAVNFVVWTYDPNNTTDPAPVDDTLKFYLKSALNGTYTIGGTTPDYTDVVTAVNELNQFGVCGPVVFNIRDGNYTDAGKINSPLKGSSAINRVTFQSESGVAGNVVITHAATGGADNFVFGLENINYITLRKIKMVATNATNATVVNISGSSSFDSVVGCILQAPTVATTAATAAVIGSATVFTGTDNVILKNQIMNGSCGIYWNGNTSGVAARNIIDSNAISGQYYYGTYLYYTYGTKFRGNTLNMTSTSAAYGLYMYYNAASGTTPTDIIGNTINYAGNSYGLYVYYPNINGSNTIRGKMANNKISLIAPSGVYNYFMYPYYMDIYDNDIVVTGPSYAYNYMGYYAQYCNMYRNKAVVTGGYGYAWSTYNSAYSKFYNNTFVGNFGSGSTGYGCYGYYMGNDTMYNNTTLVTSTYSTSYAAYFYWSGYNNNYLRNNVFANYSNLPGALGMWYYIPTTPVTLDYNNYYAASGNHISNNGVTQSLQTWRTAVGQDMNSLCYDPGVVSPTSDAHPDPNNPASWSLNGRGVHINGNNVDLENNARVTTQAAGVPDIGAYEFVPNTVPPKAAATPAVPAVGKQVFTFGQDTVAVLDWKPNSQIPNTVDVRQYTGTIPPSFPTGANFMYFYTDVNAANSTYDFTSDIYYKDPWRGTIATEGNIRMVKKLNPQPWQAYNSPLSSVDVNRNIIRAGMTNLGYMTGIEDGTLFSAIITPGGSGIFCPGGSVVLSANTGIGYTYQWQFNYVDVPGATGPTFTASAAGDYTVKITNSSNVTATSLAFLVTIVAPPAAQVSASGPLTYCTGGNLTLSAATALNQSYQWYLNGNLIPSATQPTYQVNTHGNYTVMVKGMGCSSTSPIIAVTEGPIQVNLGQDTAFCEGTPFVLDAGFPGAKYLWSTGDTTQQITIYNKLQSGTYTVAVDAGPNCKGSDNIQVTVHPLPTVLGISYVKNGSTYQFSPSGPTDVKNYLWMFSDNTTDTAKTATHTFSIPEFEVRLVVFNDCGTDTAMLKLPVSVGETANGDVQFTVYPNPASDYVTLTSTGDVKFSDVVIINAVGQVVYRGDADMKQKEEVSVSSFANGHYLIRATTAAGMTITKPFNVVK; this comes from the coding sequence ATGAAGCACTTTAACAACCTACGGCAGTTATGCCTGGTGTCACTATTGTTGGCACTCTCGGCTATTCCTGCATTTGCCCAGCCCTTATCGGGTACTTACACTATCGGGGGCTCCAGTCCTAACTACGCAACGTTGGCCGCAGCAGCTGCTGACTTGAACAAATTTGGTGTGTCCGGACCGGTGATATTTAATATCCGGGACGGTATTTACACAGGCGATCAGGCTTTGATCAACCTGATCTCAGGTGCCAATCCAGCAGCCCGTGTTACCTTCAAGTCAGAATCTGGTAACAAAGCCAATGTGGTTTTCAACTTTGGTGGATCTTCCACTACGAATAACTACATCTTCAGGCTGAACAACGCTTCTTACGTTACCATCAGAGACCTGACGATGAATACCTCAGGTACTACATATGGTACTGCGGTAGATATGCCGTATGCTGCATCGTTTGACTCAGTAGCAAACTGTAACATGAATGCAGCTGTTACTACAACTACCTCGCAGTATATGTCGCTCGTTTATATGTACCAGAATACTGGTTCTAATAACGTAGTTGCAGGTAACGCGTTTACCAATGGTAGCGCCGGTGTCTACATGTATGGTATCGGTAATACTACACTAACCAAAAATCACGTTATTACCAATAATACGTTTACCAATCCATATTACTATGGTGTGTATATGTATTACCACAGCAATGTAGAAGTATCTAACAATACGATCACTGCTTCGACTCCATATTCAACGTTTTATCCAGTTTACAGCTACTATGGATACAATGCCTTAAAGATCACAGGTAACAACATCACAGTTAACACAACTGGTTCTGTATACGGTTACTATTTACAATATAGCTACGGCGATCCAAACGTTGCTGCCAGCCGTGGTCTGATCGCTAACAACAATCTTACTATCAACGCGACTACAGGAACAGTTTATCCATACTATTGTTATTATAACGATTTCGCGACGTTCAATAATAATACGTCGAACGCAACAGTTACTACCGGTAGTATCTATAACTACATTGGTATGTCGACCAACAGCCTGACAGTAACCAACAATACGATTAACTCTACCGCGTCAGGAACCAGCAATACTATTTATGGTTTATATGCGTCGGCTGGTACAACATACGTAAACGGTACCATCGCCGGTAATAAGGTAAAAGTTATAAATCCAGGTACCAGCTCTTCAAGCTATGGTCTGTTCGGATCGAGCCTGATCAACTACAATATATATAATAACGTAGTTGACGTTAACACTGCTGGTACTAACAATGGTTCTTTGTATCTGACAAGCCATCTCGGTAACGTTTATAATAATACGTTCCATAGCTCAGGTACTGGTGCCAGCACTAACCGTTCAGGTTATGTTTCAAACAGCGGTACTCCGTACTACACAACACTTCGTAACAACGTTTTCTCTCGTACTACAAATGCTTCAGTTTACAGCGTACACCTGAACAACTGCAACTTTGTTTCATCTGACTATAATAATATATACACTGCAGGTACTAACCTGATCCAGCGTACATCTCCTAGTACAATAAACGCAACAACGCTGCAACAATGGAGAAACGGTGCTATGGATCTGAATTCTATTTCAAACGATCCTGGTTATATCAGCACAACAAACCTGGCTCCAGATCCTGCAAATGCAAACTCATGGTCACTTAATGGTCGTGGCGTTCACATGGCAGGTAATAATGCAGATATCAATGGTGCTGCCCGCGTTACTACAACTGCGGCAGGTGTTCCTGATATCGGTGCTTATGAGTTTACTCCAACTGCAACTCCTCCTGCTGCTACACCAACACCGGCGTCTCCTGTTGCTAGCGGTACACAGGTATTCACTTTCGGTCAGGATACAGTAGCAACAATTGCATGGGGCGCATCAGTTCCGGCTTCTATTACGGTTAGACAGTATACAGGTACTTTGCCTCCGGGTATTGCTGCGCTGAATCCTACCAGCATGTATTTCTATACTGACATTAACGTGCCTTCAGGTACGTTCGCTCATACTTCAAATCTGTATTATCAAGATCCCTGGATAGGTACTACTGTTGGTGGAACTGATAACGGTTTAAGGCTGGCGAAAAAAGACGGCTCTAACCCATGGGTTGGTTATGCACCGCCTGCAAGTACTGCTAACATTGGCCGTAATATTATTACAACAACTGGTACTAATAACTTCGGCTTGCATACGGGTATCGATGCCGGCCTGAACGCTGGCGTTACTAACATTACCGATCCGGCAGCAGGTTTCTGCCAGGGTACTGTATTAGTAAAAGCAGATGTTAAGAACTTTGGTACTACGCCGATCAACACCGTTCAAATTCAATGGAGTGTTGATGGTGTAGCTCAGGCTCCTGTTAACTATGCTTCAACTATCGCACCGGGTGCTACAGTTAACGTTTCACTGGGTAGCGTGACTTTTGCTGGCCCTGCACGTGTTATTAAAGCATGGACCAACCTGCCTAACGGTTTGGCTGATGGTATTGCTTATGATGATACTACAACTGTTACTAGGCGCGCTGCTCTGAACGGTATATATACTATTGGTGGTACTACACCTAGCTATGCTACTGTGGCAGCAGCTCTTACAGATCTGCATACACTGGGTGTTTGCGGTCCTGTAACATTCAACATCCGTACCGGTACTTATGCATCTACGCAAATGTTGCTGCGTAAGATACCAGGTGTGAGCGCGGTAAACAGAGTAACATTCCAGGCTGAAACTGGTGTTGCTGCTAACGTAACACTGTCGTTTGCTGGTTCGTCAACTGCTAACAACTACGTTGTTCGTTTTGACTCTGCGAGATATGTTACTGTTAGAAACCTGACGCTGAGCAATACTGGTACCACTTACGGCCACACAGTAGAGTTTTATGTAGATGCATCTGATGACTCAGTTGTTAACTGCGTTCTGAACACGCCTACTACAACATCTACTTCAACTGATATGGCGGTAGTGTTCTCAAACCCGAACCTGGGTTCGAACCTGGTACTGCATAACAATACGCTGAATAACGGTTCTTATGGTATCTATTGGTTTGGTTTCAGCTTGTATGCGCCAACCAACGATCTGACCATTTCGAATAACAACCTGGTGAACCAATATTATATGGGTACTTACCTGTATAATATCGCTTCACTGAAACTGCGTAATAACACAATTCCTACTGGTGGTACTACGTATTCTACTTTCTACGGTTACTATATATATAATACTAACCGTTTTAGGGAGATATCAGGAAACAGTATAACTAAGAGTGGTACGGCTTCTTATTATGGTCTGTACAACGGATACTATTGGGGTGACGCAGCCAACCCGGCTCAACGTGGTGTGATCAGGAATAACACTATTAACATCACAAGTACTTCTGCTACCCAGTACGGTCTTTATAACTACTACGATCAGTTCGACACTGTGCGCAATAACACGATCACAATGACGAACTCATATAGCTCGGGTTATAACTACATGTACCTTGCGTATTATTCTAACGACGTTATGGTGAGGGATAACCAGATATCAATGACGGCCACCTCAACCGGTTATTACAACTATTTATACGGTGCATATTACAGTGAGCGTGCTACACTACAGGGCAACACGATCACAATGACGAACACATCTTCGGGTTTGTGGTATAACTATGCTTATATTATTAGTTATTCAAACAATTGCGCGTTCAATAATAATACGCTCACTTTAAACAATAACTACTATCAGTACCTGTACATGACGAACTATTCTCATAACTGTACGTTTGCAAATAACGCAGTTACGATGAATCAAACTGGCTCATACTATAACTACAACTATGGTATGTACTATTCAAACAACTGCCAGACAAACAACAATACATTCACGTATATTCAAGCGAGCACTGGTACTAACTATCAATACACGCACTACTACAACAACTTCTGTAAGTTTAATGGCAATACGATAACCGCGAACACAACTAGTGGTACTACCTACCTGTATGCAAACTACATGGGTCAGTGGTTTAAGTCGAACAATAATACCATTAACGCTACAAGTACCACTGGTACGGTTGTTGGTTGGTATAACTATTCAACCAGCACTTACTATGACGGTGAGGTAGCTTATAATAAGGTGAATGCTACCAGCACCAGCGGTACAGTATATGGCTATTACCACAACTACACTAACGGTGCCCATAAGGTTCACAACAACGTATTTGTTGCTAAGAGCACTGGTACCAGCTATGCTATGTACATCAGGTATTGCTATGGTGGTACTATCGATGTGTACAATAACACATTCCATAACGCGTCTACCGGCGGTACTCCATACGTTCTGTACAGTAACCAGGAATCTGCTTATCCAGGTGTAGTAACATATAACAACAACGTGTTCTCTCGTTCGTTCAACACTACACTGCCAGTTGCTTACATTTACGACAGGGCTTACAACAAAGGAGATTATAATAACTACTACAGCCCTGGTGCTACTCCTAATATCGGCCAACTGGTATTGCCAGCGGCAGGTACGTATAGCTCTATGCAACAATGGAGGAATGCAACGCAGTCTGATTACAACTCGCTTTCTTATGATCCAGGTTATCTGAACCCAGCTGCTAACGACTATCGTCCTGATGTTGCTAATCCAGCAGCATGGTCAATGCACGGTCGCGGTATGCACATCGTTGGTAACAGCACCGACTTATTAGGAAATCCTCGTCCTGTTACAAAAGCAGCCGGCGTACCTGATCTGGGTGCATATGAATTCGTTCCAACATCTACTCCTCCTGCAGCTACTGCAACACCAGCAGCTCCTGCTGCAGGTACTACACAGGTGTTTACACTTGGCCAGGATACTGTGGCTACAATTGACTGGGATGCTACTGCAACAGTTCCTGCGTCTGTAACAGTTAGACAATACAGCGGTATACAACCTCCAAGCTTTATTGCTTCGAACCCAATGTATATCTATACTGATATCCAGACGCCTAGCGTTGGTCACCTGCATACCACTAAGTTCTACTATAAGGATCCTCAAACTGGTTTGACCGCTGGTGAATCAGGTCTTAGGCTTGCTAAGAAGGATGGTGTTAACCCGTGGGTACCATACACCAGCGCTACAAGCACTACGAATCCTGTACTGAATATCAACACTACAACAAGTCTGACCGACTTTGGCCTTCACACGCTGACTGACGTTCCGAACAACGCTTCAGTTGCTTCACTGGTAGCGCCAACAACGATCTTCTGCGCTCCTAGTACGCAGACTGTGATCGTAAAGATCAAAAACACAGGTAACAATATCCTGAACACGGTGAAAGTAGGCTGGACAAAAGACAACGTTCTCCAGACTCCGATCACGATCACCACTCCGATCAATACGATTAACAGCCCATCGGGTTATGAGGTGAATGTGACTCTGGGTAACATTAACTTCCCTAACTCGAATGCTGTAAACTTCGTGGTATGGACTTATGATCCAAACAATACGACCGATCCAGCTCCGGTAGATGATACTCTGAAATTCTATCTGAAGTCTGCATTGAATGGTACTTACACTATCGGTGGTACAACTCCTGACTACACGGATGTGGTGACTGCGGTTAACGAACTGAACCAGTTTGGTGTTTGCGGCCCTGTGGTATTCAATATCCGCGACGGTAACTATACCGACGCTGGTAAGATCAACAGCCCGCTGAAAGGAAGCAGTGCAATCAATAGGGTTACCTTCCAATCTGAGTCTGGTGTTGCCGGTAATGTGGTTATCACGCACGCGGCTACAGGCGGCGCGGACAACTTTGTATTTGGCCTGGAAAATATCAACTACATCACACTGCGGAAGATCAAGATGGTAGCAACCAATGCAACCAACGCTACAGTTGTGAATATAAGTGGTTCTTCTTCTTTCGATAGTGTCGTAGGTTGTATCCTGCAAGCTCCGACTGTTGCTACAACTGCAGCGACCGCTGCCGTAATAGGTAGTGCTACTGTTTTCACTGGTACTGACAACGTGATCCTGAAAAACCAGATCATGAATGGTTCGTGCGGTATCTATTGGAATGGTAACACAAGTGGTGTTGCTGCAAGGAACATTATAGACAGTAATGCTATATCTGGTCAATACTACTACGGTACTTATTTGTACTACACATATGGTACGAAGTTCCGCGGCAATACACTGAACATGACGTCGACTTCAGCAGCCTACGGTCTTTACATGTACTATAACGCTGCTTCTGGTACTACTCCTACTGATATCATCGGTAATACCATTAACTATGCTGGTAACTCCTACGGTTTGTATGTTTATTACCCGAACATAAATGGTTCTAATACTATCAGGGGTAAAATGGCTAACAATAAGATCAGCCTAATAGCACCTAGCGGCGTTTATAACTATTTCATGTATCCGTATTATATGGATATATACGATAACGACATAGTTGTTACTGGTCCAAGCTATGCTTACAACTACATGGGTTATTATGCTCAATATTGTAACATGTACAGGAACAAAGCCGTTGTAACAGGTGGTTACGGTTATGCATGGTCTACTTACAACTCGGCCTACTCTAAGTTCTACAACAACACATTTGTCGGAAACTTTGGATCTGGCTCTACAGGTTATGGTTGCTATGGCTATTACATGGGCAATGACACTATGTACAACAACACCACACTGGTTACCAGCACGTATTCAACAAGCTATGCTGCATACTTCTACTGGAGTGGTTACAACAATAACTACCTGCGTAATAACGTGTTTGCTAACTATAGCAACCTGCCTGGCGCACTCGGTATGTGGTATTATATACCAACAACGCCTGTCACGTTAGACTACAATAACTACTATGCAGCAAGCGGTAATCACATTTCTAACAACGGTGTTACCCAGTCGCTTCAAACATGGCGTACTGCGGTTGGCCAGGACATGAACTCATTGTGTTATGATCCAGGTGTGGTAAGCCCGACATCAGATGCACACCCTGATCCGAATAATCCGGCATCATGGTCTCTGAACGGCCGCGGTGTTCATATAAACGGCAACAACGTAGACCTGGAAAACAACGCACGTGTAACTACCCAGGCGGCTGGTGTACCAGATATAGGTGCATACGAATTCGTACCGAATACAGTACCGCCTAAGGCTGCAGCTACTCCTGCTGTTCCTGCTGTTGGTAAACAAGTATTTACATTCGGTCAGGATACAGTAGCGGTTCTTGACTGGAAGCCAAACTCGCAGATACCTAACACCGTAGATGTACGCCAGTACACCGGTACAATACCTCCGAGCTTCCCAACAGGTGCAAACTTCATGTACTTCTATACAGACGTGAATGCCGCGAACAGTACTTATGACTTTACAAGTGATATTTATTATAAAGATCCTTGGAGGGGTACGATTGCAACAGAAGGTAACATCCGCATGGTGAAAAAGCTGAATCCACAACCATGGCAGGCATACAACAGCCCGCTGAGCAGCGTGGATGTTAACCGCAACATCATCCGTGCAGGTATGACCAACCTGGGCTACATGACCGGTATTGAAGATGGTACCTTGTTCTCAGCTATCATCACTCCTGGTGGTTCCGGTATCTTCTGTCCTGGTGGCAGCGTGGTACTGAGCGCTAACACGGGTATCGGTTACACTTACCAATGGCAGTTCAACTATGTGGATGTACCAGGTGCTACAGGCCCAACATTCACAGCAAGTGCAGCTGGTGACTATACTGTTAAGATCACCAACTCATCTAACGTAACTGCTACTTCACTGGCATTCCTGGTAACTATTGTTGCTCCACCTGCAGCACAGGTATCAGCTAGCGGCCCGCTGACTTATTGCACTGGCGGTAACTTGACACTGAGCGCAGCAACAGCGTTGAACCAATCTTACCAATGGTACCTTAACGGTAACCTGATACCATCAGCTACGCAGCCAACTTACCAGGTGAATACACACGGTAACTACACAGTTATGGTGAAAGGTATGGGTTGCTCTAGCACATCGCCTATCATAGCGGTAACTGAAGGTCCTATTCAAGTAAATCTTGGTCAGGATACAGCGTTCTGCGAAGGCACTCCATTTGTTCTGGATGCAGGCTTCCCCGGTGCTAAATACCTGTGGAGCACAGGTGATACAACTCAGCAGATCACGATCTACAACAAACTGCAGTCTGGTACTTACACTGTTGCAGTAGATGCGGGTCCTAACTGTAAAGGTTCAGACAACATCCAGGTAACTGTTCATCCACTACCAACTGTACTCGGTATCTCTTATGTGAAGAACGGTAGCACTTACCAGTTCAGCCCAAGTGGTCCTACAGACGTGAAGAACTACCTGTGGATGTTCAGCGACAATACAACTGACACAGCTAAGACAGCAACGCACACGTTCTCTATCCCAGAGTTCGAAGTGCGACTAGTAGTGTTCAACGATTGCGGTACTGACACAGCCATGCTTAAACTGCCAGTTAGTGTTGGCGAAACAGCAAACGGCGATGTACAGTTCACCGTATATCCGAACCCAGCTAGTGACTATGTAACACTGACCTCAACTGGTGATGTTAAGTTCAGCGACGTGGTGATCATTAATGCAGTTGGCCAGGTAGTATACCGCGGCGATGCAGATATGAAGCAGAAAGAAGAAGTGAGCGTGAGCAGCTTTGCAAACGGCCACTACTTGATCCGCGCCACTACGGCAGCAGGCATGACAATTACAAAGCCATTCAACGTGGTGAAGTAA
- a CDS encoding DUF4402 domain-containing protein, translated as MVLKQRYLLKLVLLLIAYTYVQHSYGQQLPPRPISIYTSPTQGLYFGAFYHGMAGGSVIVYPDGSRTTTGDVIQASLGYTYAPAIFEVEADPGTRVGIANWPIAVLTGSNGGTMTVQLGPADVGNSFIVTTTPPDRMQIRIGGTLTVGNSLANPVGAYNGQFSIIFIQE; from the coding sequence ATGGTACTAAAACAACGATACTTATTAAAGCTGGTACTCCTGCTAATAGCATACACGTATGTACAGCATTCTTATGGACAGCAATTGCCCCCAAGACCAATAAGTATTTATACTAGTCCAACACAAGGTTTATATTTTGGCGCGTTTTATCACGGTATGGCTGGTGGTTCTGTAATAGTCTATCCTGACGGGTCGCGCACAACTACAGGAGATGTGATACAAGCCAGCCTGGGATATACTTATGCTCCAGCTATTTTCGAAGTGGAGGCCGATCCCGGGACCCGGGTTGGGATAGCCAATTGGCCGATCGCCGTACTTACAGGAAGCAACGGAGGAACAATGACTGTACAGTTGGGACCGGCTGATGTTGGAAACTCATTCATCGTGACTACCACTCCTCCGGACAGAATGCAAATACGCATTGGAGGAACGCTTACGGTAGGCAATAGCCTTGCCAATCCTGTGGGAGCTTACAACGGTCAATTCTCTATAATCTTTATCCAGGAATAA